In the genome of Chaetodon auriga isolate fChaAug3 chromosome 15, fChaAug3.hap1, whole genome shotgun sequence, one region contains:
- the LOC143332621 gene encoding uncharacterized protein LOC143332621: MDPAESEKLKRAISSQAAVVTQHESSLRQVMEHLQQLTTSVAQLSGQLASITDQLSSSTGAPPPAADQTASPPPSPREPFIPIPARNFRMTQRWGV; the protein is encoded by the exons ATGGACCCAGCGGAGTCAGAAAAACTGAAGCGTGCGATCAGCAGCCAAGCCGCCGTGGTGACTCAGCACGAGTCTTCTCTGCGGCAAGTCATGGAGCACTTGCAACAGCTCACCACCAGCGTGGCCCAGCTGAGCGGACAACTGGCGTCTATCACGGATCAGCTGAGCTCCTCCACCGGTGCCCCCCCACCGGCAGCCGACCAGACCGCCAGCCCGCCTCCGAGCCCCAGAGAGCCGTTTATCCCCATACCAGCCAG AAATTTTCGGATGACTCAAcggtggggtgtataa